The following nucleotide sequence is from Candidatus Palauibacter australiensis.
TGGTGCTCGACCCCCCGCTCGCCGACCGCAACCACACGACGTGGGTCTACGACGAATCCTCGCGCACCCTGTTCGTGGCGGACGGCTTCGGGTCGCTCCACCCCCCCGGCGCCTGCGACATCGACTGGGGCCGGATCCCGGAGGACGGACGCGCGGAGGGCGTACACGAGTTCCACGCCCAGACGCTGCCCTGGCTGCGCTATGCGGACCCGAACCGGGTCATGGATGCGTTGCACGCGATGCTGGAGCGGCATCCCCCGGCCTGGATCGCGCCGATCCACGGCCCACCGATCGCCGAGGCGGACGTGGACCGCTACATGGCCGACCTGAGCGACGCCCTGACCCGAATCGCAGCTTCCTGCGGATCATCGGAATAAGCCTGGGTCGAGCGACGTCCTCCCGATTCACCGAGCCTCCGCGCACACGTTCTCACCGGTCGAGCAGCTTCTCCAAATCGCCCTCGGAGGCGGCGCCGACGATTCGGGCGTGTTCCGACACGAATGTCGGGGTCGCGGTGATCCGCCAGCGGTCGGCGAGCGCGG
It contains:
- a CDS encoding MBL fold metallo-hydrolase; the protein is MSAISLGDGVSWVHECFAESNGHIHISVYLVEAPEGAILMDSGSFHHRQRLSDRIGDATAGRGVGAIILSHSDYPHSGNIPAFRRDWGDFEIVASCGDPDLQGLPYARRTKIGDVTDVLGRRFVVLDPPLADRNHTTWVYDESSRTLFVADGFGSLHPPGACDIDWGRIPEDGRAEGVHEFHAQTLPWLRYADPNRVMDALHAMLERHPPAWIAPIHGPPIAEADVDRYMADLSDALTRIAASCGSSE